In Chloroflexota bacterium, the following proteins share a genomic window:
- a CDS encoding Gfo/Idh/MocA family oxidoreductase: MAKKLRGGLIGCGSIGKVFAEAVGEIEGMDMVAFCSRTKAKAERYNESYHGEYSTTNVQDIFDDPSIDAVYISTWHDSHADLCIRAAKAGKHILVEKPLALTVEECQAVGRAVEESGIRLMVAFKMRYYDMILKARELIPNPVMVTMQMMDNRWPDDFWASDPITGGGNVLSQGCHSCDILRFVAGRDPIEVYAAGDNYYTSTGVVDNLCATFRFEGGIAGNWVQGDANCPPLTSKFYLQLFAENKSVTLSDRLCTLTYNEAGQETQVFKGTESGFVEENRAFIDCLINGTRPPIDHIDGLMATLMVLQAFNSLKSGRPEPIASVLRDL, translated from the coding sequence ATGGCTAAAAAATTGCGTGGCGGATTGATTGGATGTGGCAGTATTGGAAAGGTGTTTGCCGAGGCGGTCGGTGAGATAGAGGGCATGGACATGGTAGCTTTTTGCTCCCGCACCAAAGCCAAGGCCGAGCGGTACAACGAAAGCTATCATGGGGAATACAGCACCACTAACGTGCAGGATATTTTTGACGACCCCTCGATCGACGCTGTTTATATCAGCACCTGGCACGATAGTCATGCTGACCTGTGCATTCGGGCTGCGAAAGCGGGGAAGCATATTCTGGTCGAGAAACCGCTGGCGCTGACTGTGGAGGAGTGTCAGGCCGTCGGCAGAGCGGTTGAGGAGAGTGGTATCAGGCTGATGGTCGCCTTCAAAATGCGCTATTACGATATGATTCTCAAGGCCAGGGAACTGATTCCAAACCCGGTGATGGTCACGATGCAAATGATGGATAATCGCTGGCCCGACGACTTCTGGGCCAGCGATCCCATTACCGGTGGGGGCAACGTTTTGAGCCAGGGCTGTCATTCATGCGACATCCTGCGGTTCGTGGCCGGTCGCGATCCCATAGAAGTTTACGCCGCCGGAGACAATTATTACACCTCTACGGGGGTGGTCGACAATCTGTGCGCTACCTTCCGCTTCGAAGGGGGTATAGCCGGTAATTGGGTCCAGGGCGACGCCAATTGCCCACCGTTGACCAGCAAATTTTACCTGCAACTCTTTGCGGAAAACAAATCTGTTACCCTCAGCGACCGGCTTTGCACATTGACCTATAATGAGGCGGGCCAAGAAACTCAGGTGTTCAAAGGAACCGAAAGCGGTTTTGTCGAGGAGAACCGGGCCTTCATCGATTGTCTGATCAATGGCACCCGACCGCCGATCGATCATATCGATGGCTTAATGGCGACGTTGATGGTCTTGCAAGCATTCAACAGTCTCAAGAGTGGCCGACCTGAACCGATTGCCTCGGTGCTGCGAGATCTGTAA
- a CDS encoding polysaccharide deacetylase family protein, with amino-acid sequence MSVQVCRWKQGNAFAYSITYDEGFVELIEHALPVHQRYGVPGHLVMVAGQLGQLREMPSSTYHGLRCHLSPPQIRDFMHEGWSVGDHSMTHGDLNVDTYTEVVGSKLLLEAAIGEPVNTFHLPGANFSFAPAARYLEEAGFLAVFFANDGVNSYDPDLFALSRTLLYVVEGEPFCPLYSPFPRVYDPYYRLHEALDSGGWIVDVTHSVEPVPLALWKDGTPDILDARFDCLRRVGSGREWAAEPEEIIDYILVRRAVSIMTLTAERGRLSFRVELGDVPNQVKYREISVTAQLSPIPSDWPTILIDGKAEATLDSFSGERVTFTWPVKNNQVVDLHWQA; translated from the coding sequence ATGAGTGTTCAAGTATGCCGTTGGAAACAGGGCAACGCTTTTGCTTACAGCATTACCTATGACGAAGGATTTGTGGAATTGATCGAGCACGCCCTGCCGGTTCACCAGAGATATGGGGTTCCCGGTCACCTGGTGATGGTCGCCGGCCAACTGGGGCAGTTGAGAGAGATGCCTTCCAGCACCTACCACGGTCTGCGCTGCCATTTGAGTCCTCCACAAATCCGCGATTTCATGCACGAAGGCTGGTCGGTGGGGGATCACAGTATGACCCACGGCGATCTCAATGTCGACACCTACACTGAAGTTGTCGGATCCAAGCTGCTTCTCGAAGCGGCAATTGGGGAACCTGTGAATACCTTCCATCTGCCTGGTGCCAACTTCAGTTTCGCTCCGGCAGCGAGATATTTGGAAGAGGCCGGCTTTCTGGCGGTGTTCTTTGCCAACGACGGGGTCAACAGCTATGACCCCGATCTCTTTGCTTTGAGTCGCACCCTGCTCTACGTGGTCGAGGGGGAACCCTTCTGCCCGCTTTACAGCCCGTTTCCCCGGGTGTACGATCCATATTACAGACTGCACGAAGCCCTCGACAGCGGAGGCTGGATTGTAGATGTCACGCACTCGGTGGAACCTGTTCCCCTGGCCTTGTGGAAGGATGGTACCCCTGACATCCTGGATGCCCGCTTCGATTGCCTGCGCCGGGTAGGGAGCGGGCGCGAATGGGCGGCCGAGCCCGAAGAAATCATAGATTACATCCTCGTTCGCCGGGCCGTTTCTATAATGACCCTGACGGCGGAGAGGGGTCGCTTGAGCTTCCGGGTTGAGCTGGGCGATGTACCCAATCAGGTCAAGTATCGAGAGATCAGCGTGACGGCCCAATTGAGCCCGATTCCGTCCGATTGGCCGACGATATTGATCGATGGGAAGGCTGAGGCGACGCTGGATAGCTTTTCAGGCGAGCGTGTGACCTTTACCTGGCCGGTCAAAAACAATCAAGTAGTCGACCTGCACTGGCAGGCCTAG
- a CDS encoding amidohydrolase family protein: protein MPETDCHRANTRWQLPCYLAPAIDMHAHPPYDRCQTEPMLEAARRVGVERLILCSIGHSDMIPYPPVGEVRQGNDEVFDLIDRHPGFVFGLVYVNPNHPETLTILEEGFQHSGVVGIKLWISCRDEYGRLDPVYPVFEFAAARRVPVLCHSFYRTGGNLPGELSPSDISHLATRYPAARLVMAHMGGQWLRGVRAIKPYPNVWTDFSGGRAYMGSLEFAVRELGADRVVYGSDAFIRAFAPMLAKVAAAELDLAAKRQIVWDNSAALFFSGKSK, encoded by the coding sequence ATGCCGGAGACTGATTGCCACAGAGCGAATACCCGGTGGCAGCTGCCTTGCTACCTGGCCCCTGCGATTGATATGCACGCCCATCCACCCTATGATCGCTGCCAAACGGAGCCAATGCTGGAGGCTGCTCGCCGGGTGGGGGTAGAACGCTTGATCCTGTGCTCCATCGGCCATAGCGATATGATTCCCTATCCTCCGGTCGGGGAGGTCAGGCAGGGAAATGATGAGGTCTTTGATTTGATCGACCGGCATCCAGGCTTTGTGTTCGGGTTGGTGTATGTCAATCCTAATCATCCGGAGACCCTGACTATTCTGGAAGAAGGTTTTCAGCATTCCGGTGTGGTTGGCATCAAGCTGTGGATTTCCTGCCGCGATGAGTATGGCCGGCTGGACCCTGTATATCCTGTGTTTGAATTTGCCGCCGCTCGCCGCGTACCTGTGCTGTGTCACTCATTTTATCGAACGGGAGGCAATCTACCCGGCGAGCTATCGCCCTCAGATATTTCCCATCTGGCCACCCGCTACCCGGCAGCGCGCCTGGTGATGGCTCATATGGGAGGGCAGTGGCTTCGGGGCGTGAGAGCAATCAAACCCTACCCGAACGTGTGGACCGACTTCTCCGGCGGCCGGGCTTACATGGGTAGCCTGGAGTTTGCCGTCAGGGAACTGGGAGCAGATCGGGTGGTGTATGGTTCCGACGCCTTTATTCGCGCTTTTGCCCCGATGCTGGCTAAGGTTGCTGCAGCCGAACTTGATTTGGCTGCGAAACGGCAGATCGTTTGGGATAATAGCGCTGCCCTATTCTTTAGCGGGAAATCGAAATGA
- a CDS encoding aminotransferase class III-fold pyridoxal phosphate-dependent enzyme: MIIDFCAYLGNWPLYQLPAGDAPALISVMDRCGIGAAFVSLAEGPFLLNPGEANERLVNMVAAHRDRLWPVGTADLNAPFWREDVVAGIERQKLAGFRAYPTYHRYALDSAEAVALAATLAEYQRPLFIAAFIDEERFQHPAIRVPPVRVPELAGLIRRVPQTTLVLNNLSVEEAAMLFDAPELSLENVFIDVNAMDKPFNGLAQLVEDYGAERLVFGSQVPFLYPEAALALVQESGISQEGVEAILAQNYHTSATINSLLSRSGKEKSMFSATTKLTLDKSVEPGLRAGEFIPGITQTISKRPAAFAPGYFPDFIDYGKGSHVWDVDGNEYIDYVMACGPVTLGYCYPAVDQAIREQLARGIIFTRLTALEGEVAEILSDVVPCAEMTRFFKGGVEANSAALRLARAFTNREKVVSCGYRGWHDQWAVTHSPQGIPACLANLITEFEYNNLDSLEAALSANPKQVAAVFIDPVSGERPKEGFLAGVEELAHKHGALLIFDEIVTGFRLAVGGAQAYYNVVPDIAVFAKGIANGMPLSAVSGRRDVMKMATEVFMTLTYGDEALSLAAARATLNVQRQEDVSGHIWDVGTALVNGVKQALVETGAPFTFSGIEAMPAFVAAADFRGRPLDEATQQAAWVYLLSELARRGIIWRRHSLILPSYSHSHEDVSDTVEACHEVFTNLAQLLESGTLHDAIQLTELPSGFKRV, encoded by the coding sequence ATGATCATTGATTTTTGTGCCTACCTTGGAAACTGGCCACTCTATCAACTGCCTGCCGGCGATGCTCCAGCGCTGATCAGCGTAATGGACCGCTGCGGGATTGGGGCTGCCTTTGTCTCGCTGGCTGAAGGCCCGTTCCTGCTCAATCCAGGCGAGGCCAATGAGCGACTGGTGAACATGGTCGCGGCGCATCGCGATCGTTTGTGGCCGGTGGGAACGGCCGATCTGAATGCCCCGTTCTGGCGTGAGGATGTGGTGGCCGGCATCGAGCGTCAGAAGCTGGCGGGCTTTCGTGCGTACCCCACCTATCATCGCTATGCCCTTGACTCGGCGGAGGCAGTGGCCCTGGCGGCGACCCTGGCCGAATACCAACGTCCCTTGTTTATTGCCGCCTTCATCGATGAAGAGCGCTTTCAGCATCCGGCGATTCGCGTTCCCCCTGTTCGCGTCCCTGAATTGGCAGGCCTGATTCGCCGTGTCCCCCAGACAACGCTTGTGCTGAATAACCTGTCTGTTGAAGAAGCCGCCATGCTTTTTGACGCCCCGGAGCTATCACTTGAAAATGTATTCATCGATGTCAACGCGATGGACAAGCCCTTCAATGGATTGGCTCAATTGGTTGAGGATTACGGCGCCGAGCGACTGGTTTTTGGTAGCCAGGTTCCATTTCTGTACCCGGAGGCAGCGCTGGCCTTAGTGCAGGAATCTGGTATTTCGCAGGAAGGTGTTGAAGCGATCCTGGCACAAAATTACCACACAAGTGCAACTATCAACAGTCTGTTGTCCAGATCCGGAAAGGAAAAAAGCATGTTTTCAGCAACTACGAAATTAACACTTGACAAGTCTGTCGAACCTGGTTTGCGAGCCGGTGAGTTTATCCCCGGGATAACCCAAACCATCAGCAAACGGCCGGCCGCATTTGCCCCCGGCTATTTCCCGGATTTTATCGATTACGGTAAAGGGTCTCATGTGTGGGATGTGGACGGGAACGAATACATAGACTATGTAATGGCCTGTGGCCCGGTTACTTTGGGATATTGCTATCCAGCCGTCGATCAGGCGATTCGGGAACAACTGGCCCGGGGAATCATCTTCACGCGGCTGACGGCTCTGGAAGGAGAGGTGGCCGAGATCCTCTCCGACGTTGTGCCCTGCGCCGAGATGACCCGTTTCTTCAAAGGTGGCGTCGAGGCTAATTCGGCCGCGCTGCGCCTGGCGCGAGCCTTCACCAACCGGGAGAAGGTGGTATCGTGCGGCTATAGAGGCTGGCATGACCAGTGGGCAGTGACCCACTCCCCGCAGGGCATTCCTGCCTGCCTGGCCAATTTGATCACTGAGTTCGAGTATAACAACCTGGACTCCTTGGAGGCAGCACTCAGCGCTAATCCCAAACAGGTTGCCGCCGTTTTTATCGATCCGGTATCCGGCGAACGGCCCAAAGAAGGTTTTCTGGCTGGGGTCGAAGAGTTAGCCCATAAGCACGGCGCCTTACTAATCTTCGATGAAATCGTAACGGGATTCCGGCTCGCTGTGGGCGGTGCCCAGGCCTATTACAATGTAGTGCCAGATATAGCGGTTTTTGCCAAAGGAATTGCCAACGGTATGCCGCTTTCGGCGGTCAGCGGCCGGCGCGACGTCATGAAGATGGCTACCGAAGTGTTCATGACCCTGACCTATGGCGATGAGGCGCTCTCACTGGCGGCGGCGCGGGCTACGCTGAATGTGCAACGCCAGGAGGACGTTTCGGGCCACATCTGGGATGTAGGCACGGCCCTGGTGAATGGCGTGAAACAAGCTCTTGTCGAAACAGGTGCGCCATTCACCTTCAGCGGAATCGAGGCGATGCCGGCCTTTGTCGCCGCCGCTGACTTTCGCGGCAGGCCCCTGGATGAGGCAACCCAGCAAGCCGCATGGGTCTATCTCCTGAGCGAGTTGGCCCGCCGCGGGATCATCTGGCGCAGACACAGTCTGATATTGCCCAGCTACTCCCACAGCCATGAAGACGTTAGCGACACCGTAGAAGCGTGTCATGAAGTGTTCACCAACCTGGCCCAGTTGCTCGAGTCCGGGACACTTCATGACGCAATCCAGTTGACCGAATTGCCGAGCGGGTTCAAGCGGGTCTAA
- a CDS encoding Gfo/Idh/MocA family oxidoreductase, with protein sequence MDVIRWGIIGCGDVAEQKSGPPLYQTPGSELVAVMRRDQEKAADFAQRHGVGRWYTDVTSLLADPDVNAVYIASPHYLHPAHASQSALAGKIVLCEKPMGTNREDAQKIVDVCRSSGVPLTVAYYRRFWPVVQKMKALLAEDAIGRVVSARVQLADYYDGDPERLWLTSLREAGGGALANAGSHWVDLIRYLLGEVMEVMAYCSSTAGFEVEDTAAAIMRTETEAFVSFSSTWQERVGVNDFDICGTDGRILASPLSDGRLKLVRFGKEPEVFELARSGPAHRELIQELIPRLQTGQSSPVPGEEAVAVWRIIEATHRSSTEGCRIRIV encoded by the coding sequence ATGGATGTTATCAGATGGGGAATTATTGGTTGTGGAGACGTGGCGGAACAAAAGAGTGGCCCGCCGTTGTACCAGACTCCTGGTTCGGAACTGGTTGCGGTTATGCGTCGTGATCAGGAAAAAGCGGCGGACTTTGCCCAACGTCACGGGGTCGGACGCTGGTACACCGACGTAACATCTTTATTGGCCGACCCTGACGTCAACGCAGTTTATATCGCGTCCCCACACTATTTGCACCCGGCCCACGCCTCACAGTCAGCCCTGGCCGGCAAAATTGTGTTGTGTGAAAAACCGATGGGGACCAACCGGGAGGATGCGCAAAAAATTGTAGATGTGTGCCGAAGCTCTGGTGTGCCGTTAACCGTGGCCTATTATCGTCGTTTCTGGCCGGTTGTGCAGAAGATGAAGGCGTTGCTAGCTGAGGATGCCATTGGTCGGGTAGTGTCTGCCCGGGTGCAACTGGCCGACTATTATGACGGCGACCCGGAGCGTCTCTGGCTCACCTCTTTGAGAGAAGCGGGTGGCGGCGCGTTGGCAAATGCCGGCAGCCATTGGGTCGATTTGATCCGCTACCTGTTGGGAGAGGTTATGGAGGTGATGGCCTATTGCTCGTCAACCGCGGGCTTTGAAGTAGAAGACACTGCTGCCGCCATCATGCGCACCGAGACTGAGGCGTTCGTGTCATTCTCTTCGACCTGGCAAGAACGTGTCGGGGTCAACGACTTTGACATCTGTGGCACCGACGGACGCATATTGGCCAGTCCCCTGTCTGACGGACGATTGAAGCTGGTTCGCTTTGGCAAAGAGCCAGAAGTATTTGAGCTGGCGCGCTCCGGTCCGGCCCACCGGGAATTGATCCAAGAGCTGATACCACGTCTCCAGACCGGCCAGAGTTCACCGGTTCCAGGTGAAGAAGCGGTGGCAGTCTGGCGGATTATTGAAGCGACTCACCGCTCCAGCACAGAAGGTTGTCGGATCAGAATAGTTTAG
- a CDS encoding Gfo/Idh/MocA family oxidoreductase: MSNSAKPLRLGMVTVEPHGRPWAEVLAQMPEVRMEYAWDYDLDRANGYAEKYDIPHVVKEVEEMAGKVDAVLIGGGRRMPTGDGIWGEEPDDHLRLSRPFLEKGMPVLIDKPFADRLEEAIEMVRLARSNGALLMSCSAMRYASEIAGLKEVVDDGGFGNISGASCMIGTGVATLKWYIIHILEALYVPFGPGIESVFALPSHAPVVVGKAQTPRAYGLVFRWNNGRVATMLMVEDETDAAEGGAYEDRPPRILWPTATIVPPYLPFHYSIRIFGDMDWADVRTVGKGCYRRKLRAFLNMIKTGQEAIPLEHTLELTQAIIMAEKSIESGKLEWLRPTGEIMAET; the protein is encoded by the coding sequence GTGTCAAACTCAGCAAAACCGTTAAGGCTAGGAATGGTCACAGTTGAACCTCACGGCCGGCCGTGGGCCGAGGTGTTGGCTCAAATGCCGGAGGTCAGAATGGAATATGCCTGGGACTATGACCTGGATCGGGCCAACGGGTACGCGGAAAAATACGATATTCCCCACGTTGTCAAGGAAGTGGAGGAGATGGCCGGAAAGGTTGATGCTGTGCTCATCGGCGGGGGACGCCGGATGCCCACGGGCGATGGCATTTGGGGCGAGGAACCGGACGATCATCTGCGTCTGTCCCGGCCGTTTCTGGAAAAAGGGATGCCGGTGCTTATCGATAAGCCCTTTGCCGACAGGTTAGAGGAGGCCATCGAAATGGTTCGATTGGCTCGCAGCAACGGAGCTTTGCTGATGTCCTGTTCGGCTATGCGCTATGCCAGCGAAATCGCCGGATTGAAAGAAGTGGTAGATGATGGTGGATTTGGAAATATCTCTGGCGCGAGTTGTATGATTGGCACGGGCGTCGCTACGCTCAAATGGTATATCATCCATATCCTGGAAGCTCTGTATGTACCGTTTGGCCCCGGCATCGAGTCGGTCTTTGCACTGCCCAGCCACGCGCCTGTGGTGGTCGGCAAGGCCCAAACGCCGCGGGCTTATGGATTGGTATTTCGCTGGAACAACGGCCGGGTGGCTACCATGCTGATGGTAGAAGACGAGACAGACGCGGCAGAAGGGGGCGCGTACGAGGATCGGCCGCCCCGTATTTTGTGGCCCACGGCCACGATTGTTCCGCCCTACCTACCTTTTCATTACAGCATCCGCATTTTTGGGGATATGGACTGGGCCGATGTACGGACCGTAGGCAAAGGGTGCTACCGCCGCAAACTAAGGGCATTCTTGAATATGATCAAGACAGGCCAGGAGGCGATTCCCCTGGAACATACCCTGGAGCTGACCCAGGCTATCATCATGGCCGAAAAATCAATCGAGTCGGGTAAGTTGGAATGGCTGCGGCCCACCGGGGAGATCATGGCCGAAACTTAG
- a CDS encoding NAD(P)-dependent oxidoreductase translates to MTGKRALVLGVTGRIGSVLAKSLVQDDWRVYGAARLHSENAHKHIAAEGITPIRFDVTQDDPAGLPDVDVVFLEIWDPGQPALMWDVNFFGVGRVVERYAGSADIVNGSTINVYGDSPNLSSEETPPRPGNDYGRSRFAQEKLIDYFCWRGGKKGIHVRYAHANTEHAGLLRRMADTILAGKSLGPNPDARVQVITLEDAVRVTQAAVSRATCPPVAVNCCHPRVWTYRQLAETLQARLGRGEVIFDRESGGVEHSAYADVSRMLAWFGEPQVSLETMFERITQAVDDGQ, encoded by the coding sequence ATGACCGGCAAGAGAGCATTGGTGCTGGGGGTTACGGGACGTATCGGCAGTGTCCTGGCGAAGTCCCTTGTTCAAGACGACTGGCGCGTTTACGGCGCGGCGAGATTGCACAGTGAGAACGCTCACAAGCACATCGCAGCGGAGGGCATCACACCTATCCGTTTTGACGTCACCCAGGACGATCCGGCGGGATTGCCGGATGTGGATGTGGTGTTTTTGGAGATATGGGACCCGGGGCAACCCGCCCTGATGTGGGATGTCAATTTCTTTGGTGTGGGGCGCGTTGTCGAACGCTATGCCGGAAGTGCGGATATTGTCAACGGAAGTACTATCAACGTTTATGGGGACAGCCCGAATCTGTCCAGCGAAGAAACCCCGCCTCGCCCTGGCAATGATTACGGGCGAAGCCGTTTTGCCCAGGAGAAGCTGATTGACTACTTCTGTTGGCGCGGGGGCAAAAAAGGGATTCATGTTCGTTACGCCCACGCCAACACGGAGCATGCAGGGCTGCTGCGTCGGATGGCGGATACCATTCTCGCCGGGAAGTCGTTGGGTCCCAATCCAGATGCCCGGGTGCAGGTAATAACACTTGAAGATGCCGTGCGCGTCACACAGGCAGCTGTGTCCCGCGCAACCTGTCCGCCGGTCGCCGTCAACTGCTGTCATCCCCGCGTCTGGACCTACCGGCAACTGGCTGAAACGCTGCAAGCGCGTTTGGGGCGAGGGGAGGTTATTTTTGACCGGGAGTCAGGTGGTGTTGAACACTCGGCATACGCCGATGTCAGTCGTATGCT